ACGTGATACCCCAAAATCTGATCAAACCACCACCGATTTCTCAACCCATGGAAATGCAAATATCACTGTCCCAGCGTCTCGATGACGACGTTGTATTCGATGTCCTTACTCGGCTGCCAGTGAAATCCTTAATTCGATTCAGGTGCGTTTCCAAATCCTGGTATTCCACTATCTCCAGCTCCATTTTCATTACCGCACACCTCCACCGTGCtaaatcatcatcatccaacaacaacaacaacaacaatggtgGTTATCTGTTATATTCACCTTTTCCAAACGAATTAAACTTTTCATCTTACAAAGAATTGTGTACAGTTTCTTACAATAGCGACCGCACACTGACCCACATTTCTAGATTTCGAGTCCCCTTTTCTTATGACTTCCTGGTTAGCTTCTGTAATGGCATGCTCTGCCTTAACAGTATTAGGGGTCGGGGCAATGTAATATATTTGTGGAACCCAAGCATTAGAAAGTTTAAGAAGCTTCTAGCTACTCCCTTGACTTACCCTTTTCACGATGTGGCTGTTGGACTTGCCTATCATTCTCAAAACAATGACTACAAGATTCTCAGAATTGTGCCTTATAAAGAGTCACGTGGGTCAGAAGTTCCGGCAATTGAGGCCGAGATTTACACATTGAGTACTGATTTGTGGAGAAGGGTTGTAATATCTGTGGAGTCATTTAGTGGGTCTGGACCCAATATTGGATGTATTGATGATATACATGAGTCattctgtattttttataatggaGCTCTGCACTCTATAGCATGTTGTGGGGACTACAATTTCATTTTGTCctttgatgttgatgatgagaGATTCCGTGAGATATTGCTACCTCAAAATTATTTAGATGGAGTTTGTGGACAAGTGGAATGTCTTACAGTGTTCAAAGGATCTCTGGCTTTGGTTGTTTTCGGTAAAACTCTACCTAAGGGGAGTGACCTATGCCACTTATGGGTGATGAGGGAGTATGGTGTGGCTGAGTCTTGGTCTAAGAAAAGTTTACCAATAGAAAACGTTGCACAGTTCTTTGGCTGCACCGTCAATGGGGAACTTCTGATCGAGAAGTTTAACCATTGTAATATCCTTTCATTTGAACCTGAGAGCTTAAACGAGGAAATTCTTGGAATTCCTGAGCTTGGATGTATGATTTACACAACTGATTTTGTGGAGAGCCTAGTTTTACTTGATGGGGTAAACACCTCGTCAGAATACGAAAATCAGCAAGTTGGAGTTTTTAGCAAGGCACTGATGTTTTTGAAATCCATATTGAAAAGTCATTAAGCTGCTAGTAAgtgttatttgtttatttgttaatatataAACCTGTTACCATGTtgtattttctttccatttgcTCTAGGTATGAAAATATTGCTTTTGATGTAGAAAATTAGATTTGGTTAAATGGAAAGGATCACTTTGGGCACCAGagctattatatataaattgatttttttttggtgagaaatgTTGTGCACATTCTTGAACATGGCATGTCATGGTGAAACATACAAGTTTAGCCAATAACATGGTCTTACTGTATGGTCTTAAAATAATGACTACTAGTTTATGAATCAAGTAAAcaatcagaattttttttttttttttttttttttttttttttttttcatgttgatACTTGGTGTTAtccttaattttgatttttctcaacACACCATGTATATTATGATTTCATCACGGGCAAGAAAAGAAACTTTTCTAGATTATGCTCATCAATCTTTATAAGAGTGGCCAAGAGCCTAGTAGTTCAACCAGCACTTCTTGATGTTTCCAATGGAGACATTTAGGGTTCAATTCCTCCCTTCGTCCATTATAGCTATTGAAttatcccccaaaaaaaaaaaatatatatatatcttcatgAGAGTgaaactttttaattttgtgtcatttgCATTTTTCACTACCAAGAAAACCTGGATATACATGAGGTTTAATTAATTATCAGGAATTTTTAGAAGcttcaataattattttgacGAATGTTCTTAACTTCTTATTGTAtcttttttgttgataatttgacAAATTCTTGTTTGAGAGGGAAGAGGTAAAGTGTAGATTGGCCAAGACAGAAATGCAATGTTGTGAGGTAATCTGAATCAAGTTAATCAACATCGTATGTCCTTCTCTAGATCACAACTATTTATGAAGATCTTTTTAAGACTCTATTGATTTGAAATGCAACTGCATAGAAACAGAATTTTGCATGAAAGCCATT
The DNA window shown above is from Quercus lobata isolate SW786 chromosome 7, ValleyOak3.0 Primary Assembly, whole genome shotgun sequence and carries:
- the LOC115953789 gene encoding F-box/kelch-repeat protein At3g23880-like — translated: MEMQISLSQRLDDDVVFDVLTRLPVKSLIRFRCVSKSWYSTISSSIFITAHLHRAKSSSSNNNNNNNGGYLLYSPFPNELNFSSYKELCTVSYNSDRTLTHISRFRVPFSYDFLVSFCNGMLCLNSIRGRGNVIYLWNPSIRKFKKLLATPLTYPFHDVAVGLAYHSQNNDYKILRIVPYKESRGSEVPAIEAEIYTLSTDLWRRVVISVESFSGSGPNIGCIDDIHESFCIFYNGALHSIACCGDYNFILSFDVDDERFREILLPQNYLDGVCGQVECLTVFKGSLALVVFGKTLPKGSDLCHLWVMREYGVAESWSKKSLPIENVAQFFGCTVNGELLIEKFNHCNILSFEPESLNEEILGIPELGCMIYTTDFVESLVLLDGVNTSSEYENQQVGVFSKALMFLKSILKSH